cctaacctaacctaacctaacctaacctaacctaacctaacctaacctaacctaacctaacctaacctaacctaaatCATCAGGAAAGATTGATTGTCATTTTTTAGTCATCCCCGTGCCCTTGAAAGAGAAACACGTGCGCTTAGTCAAGTAAAGAGTCCACAAAAGCAACCACCATCTTCGTTTAGTGAATTGCGTCCAGCCTTATCACCACAACTATGTCAAATGCAACTCGGGGAAAGTTATACAGTTTGCTAGCAGATTCCGGACGCAAAAGTGCTCAGCGTGTTCTGGAAGGCGTTGCAAATTCGCGCTGTATGATTATTTGTGGTGCTGGTATATTGGTTGAGGCGCAAATCCCGGTAAGAATGATAAACAGTATCTGTCAAGTCAGCCAGCGACCTAACACTCCTATTACAGGACTATTGTTCACCGGGAGGATTAATGAGCTTGAAGTTTCGGATTTTCAACAAGAAAGTAGCTGGCAAAGACGTTTTTGCAAACACCAATGCAGCTGGGGGGCTACACGTCAAGGTGCTGAACTACATTATGACTTCCTTGCGCCAACACGCTTGTGTTGCTCCCGTAACAGATTTTCATTGCTTGATTCAAACCATGCTGAACACCGATCGGGCCGTGAAGTGTCTTACTTGCAACTTTGATGGTCTTGAAACACGTGACCAACCAAACCTTGCTACAAAGGTGATTGAGCTACATGGTAAAAACAACACTATCTCCTGCCTGAGTGGGCATACAATATCAACCAATGGAGAGATTATTGGCTATGAGGACATGTTCATGCAGGGAGATGAAGTTCCTTGCCCTACCTGTTCTACTAGCGGTCTGTCTTTAATATTCTGATGATAGGAATGGGATTGATATACTCTTCATATTTAGGCTGGGAGCAATCCAAAGGAAACAAACGCCTTTGCAACCTTAATGTTGTTCATCTCCTGCGTCCTGGAGTGTACCTGGATGAGAGATTCATTCCTAGCATGAGCAGTGGTGAGGACAGCAGAAATGAATTATGTGACCTGGTTGCTTCTTGTCAGGTTCTGCTGATCGTGGGCACCTCCCTTGCAACACCACACGCATTTAGTCTAGTGATGGAGTTAGAGCAAAGAATACATGAGTCGGAGGGCGTTGTTGTCTTTATTAACACAAAGGACATGTCAAAAGGTTGACTTGCTCATGCTGTTGACTATCATATTCAGCTGGATGCGCAGGAGTGCGCCCGCTACATTCTCAATAGCATAGCTCAACAGGTATGTAATATTTTCCCATGTGCAATTGCACATGCTAAATGTTTCTCAAAAAATCGTCATAGAATGAATTTGATGTTCAACGTGGCAAGGAAATATGGCTAGAGGTAAGATATGGTTCAATGGGAACTAATTTGTTGGTTCCTGACACTATGCGCAGCTTTTGGAGCGCGAACTTTCAGGGACCTCTGCGGAGGCTCTCGAACCACTTACGATCCCGGTGTGTTGCATTTGTTCTCATCCAATGGAAGATGTTTTGCTTGCGTGCACTTCATGCAACCAATATTTCTGCTTCAAATCTCCGGAACACAAACTTGGAAGAATGTGCGTTTCACTTGACAGGTTTTCACCTTCTCAACCTATCCCTTTCAACGAACGTAAAAGCCAATTTGTGTGCCCAGAATGTTACAACCATGAAGAAGGAAAAATGTATCCTGTACGTATTGTTATATCATAGTAACTCAGTAGACTTCTGATATTCTTGCCCAGCACTTTGTTGCTGCGCCTAGATTCTTTCATCACTCTGTTGAATCTCCCAAGAAATTGCGGGTAGTGATGTTTCACCTGGGTCAGTTCTGGCCTATTTCTGAGCACCTTGAGGGATGCATAGTGAGCGCCTGGAAGGCAGAGGTATGGGCAGTGAGTTTTATTTCCTAATTTCGATTATGTTGTGTTTATGTTCACAATTGGACCAGTGCTTAACAACGCAAATCCGTCTTCAGGATTTATCAGAGTCGCCCACTATGGTTATTGAGAGGCGAGCTAAAATTATAACAGGagttttatttattttagACTGACTATCAATTCAGTGGCTGCAAACAGAAGACATATAATACCCTAGTGGTGTATGTGACCCACGCACTCTATAACAATGGTCTTTACCAGCTTACCAATAGCATTGCGCTGGGACCTCAGAAGGTGATTAGCATAAAGTATGACTGTATCACAGCCACTCACCTGAAAATCAGTTTCTGGATCTCACGATCAAGCCAATCCATGGTCTGATAGTCAATTTGTGTTTTTCAGCTGCCATGATTCTGGCATGTGGGCGCACGTACCAAGACATAAAGAACGCTCAAGAATTGGAGGCATGGGTGAAAAGGTATGAGCAATTCATTACCACAAGCTCTTCACGAACTTTACAGATTCTTTCAGGGCCAATACATTTGACAGCATCGTTGGGATGTTAAACGAGCGTTTGAATCCTTGTTATTTGGCTTCGTTTGTTGCCAAAGTGAGTACACAGCTACTTGGGTACAACCACTGGGACAAGCAGTCAGTCATGGACGTCTGGCTCCGTGACACCCTTGCTTGTACCCACACGGACCTTGTCTATTTtggaaaagaagaaaaggcGCAAATCTTTCTCTTTTCTCCAATGCAGTCAAGGCCGCTGGGAAGAGAACTTCCCAGTATACATATGACGTGCAAATGTGTCCCAGGCAACGATAACCGCTCCAGGAGGAAAACATGGATTGTCAAGCACCGCAGCTTCCAAGGGATGGATTTGAATCATATTGATATCAACATCAGGTGTTTGCAATGCCGCTCATCTTATGATCTACAAGCAAGTGACCATCAGGGCACATTGGTCAAAATTGGCGGATTATATGCAGCTCTTGTGCCTTATTTCTTGTCTCAATGATATTGGAATCatttatgtatatatatataataCCATCACGATACAGATAAAGGAATTATGGGGCAGGAGGATTGGAGGTGCATGAGATTCACACAACAGATGAATAGCGGAATTGGAAGTCAAGAATATCGATGGCTGTTTGCAAGGAGTTGACCAAAAGCAGTCCAGGGATATGAATGTTCCTCGCCATGTGAATTTGTGTCTTCAACAGTCTAGTGAAAGCCAATTTCAGTAAGCCATCTCTGTATGTATAGTTGCTGAAATAACAAGTAGGCACTCACTGAATGCGGCCTCATGCAAACTGAGTCCTGAGAGTCAAGGGGAAATGTAAGGCGATGAAAGTCAAATTTTTCTATCACAACCTGAACTCCAGCCGGGGTACGTATTTCCGCTTCTCCAGTAAAAACAGCTAAATCCAGGTGTGTATGCTTACAGGTAGTCCTGTAACGCATCAAATACTCATTGTGGGAAAAAATGGCTTTCCTAAGCTTGGGCACCCATGAGACTGAAGCGTTTGATCTGGCACATGTGCAAAGTGACCAAGGGAGAGGAAGGTCAACACCAAACGGCCTTCCGCTCAATGATCCGTAGCAGAGCTTTTTGACCGTTGGATCAACACGCAAGTTATCCATCAGTAAAATATTGCTGTGTGTGCGGGAGCGCTTTGATGTTGCCCAAACCCAAAGCAGAGCGCTCTTGAGAGTAATCCCGTTATAGAAAATCTGCACAAAGAGCTCTGGGAACATGACGGCAAATTCTTCAGGTAGTACCAAGGAAGCGGTTGGAAGCACGAGGGAGTCCCAACCACATCTGAAAGTAGTTAACTTGATAGTTGCATAGAGATGCACAGCTCAAACTGAACCTACCGAGTGAGGCTTTGTAGTATATCGGGAATAGTTCCCTCCTCTGTCAGGTTAAGACCACAGCAAAGCCCAAATATCCTTGAAGTAACTGCTTTTTCAGCCATGCAATCATGGTGATTTATCATGCCCTTTATCCAGGCAGCCTCATTactttgt
The nucleotide sequence above comes from Rhizoctonia solani chromosome 3, complete sequence. Encoded proteins:
- a CDS encoding NAD-dependent histone deacetylase SIR2, yielding MSNATRGKLYSLLADSGRKSAQRVLEGVANSRCMIICGAGILVEAQIPDYCSPGGLMSLKFRIFNKKVAGKDVFANTNAAGGLHVKVLNYIMTSLRQHACVAPVTDFHCLIQTMLNTDRAVKCLTCNFDGLETRDQPNLATKVIELHGKNNTISCLSGHTISTNGEIIGYEDMFMQGDEVPCPTCSTSGWEQSKGNKRLCNLNVVHLLRPGVYLDERFIPSMSSGEDSRNELCDLVASCQVLLILDAQECARYILNSIAQQNEFDVQRGKEIWLELLERELSGTSAEALEPLTIPVCCICSHPMEDVLLACTSCNQYFCFKSPEHKLGRMCVSLDRFSPSQPIPFNERKSQFVCPECYNHEEGKMYPHFVAAPRFFHHSVESPKKLRVVMFHLGQFWPISEHLEGCIVSAWKAEVWACLTTQIRLQDLSESPTMVIERRAKIITGVLFILD